A window of Polyodon spathula isolate WHYD16114869_AA chromosome 22, ASM1765450v1, whole genome shotgun sequence contains these coding sequences:
- the LOC121297517 gene encoding calcineurin B homologous protein 3-like isoform X3, whose translation MGAFHSRHVENYIHDLAEKTGFSVEQVEILHRRFKQLSRDEDTLQPEHLYSIPDLEFNPIRTQIVAAFFDKRNFDKYSPQGTVQEIGFEQFLTVMSHFRPLKLRMTEEQREQLRLEKLQFLFNMYDLDNDGKISLEEYRQVVYELLSKNPKIGNESASIADAAMLEAARTCMGQMEPDQVYEGITFQDFLKMWTGIDIETKMHVRFLKIDNTTLCK comes from the exons ATGGGAGCGTTTCATTCTAGACACGTTGAAAATTACATACACGACCTCGCCGAGAAGACAGGCT TCTCAGTGGAGCAAGTCGAGATCCTGCACAGAAGATTTAAACAGCTGAGCAGAGACGAGGACACTCTCCA ACCAGAGCACCTTTACAGCATACCTGATCTGGAGTTCAACCCCATCCGAACCCAAATCGTCGCTGCTTTCTTTGACAAAAG GAACTTCGATAAGTATTCCCCGCAGGGCACTGTGCAGGAGATCGGCTTCGAGCAGTTCCTGACCGTCATGTCACACTTCAGACCGCTGAAGCTCCGCATGACTGAGGAACAGAGGGAGCAACTGAGACTGGAGAAACTGCAGT TCCTCTTTAACATGTACGACTTGGACAACGACGGGAAGATCAGCCTGGAAGAATACAGACAG GTTGTTTATGAGCTCTTGTCAAAAAACCCCAAAATAGGAAATGAATCGGCCTCCATTGCAGATGCTGCTATGTTAGAAGCTGCAAGAACATGCATGGGACAAATG GAGCCAGACCAAGTCTATGAAGGAATCACCTTTCAGGACTTTCTAAAG ATGTGGACTGGCATCGACATTGAGACCAAGATGCACGTTCGCTTTTTAAAAATCGACAACACCACTCTGTGCAAATGA
- the fbxo21 gene encoding F-box only protein 21: protein MSQKHDEDVLMEDLVLQRQVVCALNSVLYEQLQYKGNESDYYNPLNSYLHQVLTRRTGIPISLSVLYLTLAKKLGVKLEPVNFPNHFLLRWCQRSERSSDIYDYVYIDAFGKGKQLTAKECEYLIGHQVTSDYYSAVSTEEMLLRMVGNLLNIGKRGEGSEKSYQLLRDSLDLYLTINPDNIQYLLLQARLYFHLGIWPEKVLDILQHIQALDPSQHGAVGYLVQHTLEHIQHKSHPAEPEVKRRSDQENREVQYSTGLIMRHKRSGYNCVVYGWDAKCTMGLEWITTMRVHQLPNGPDQPFYSVLVQDGTSRYAAQDNLELHPSPLEISHPEVGRYFSEFRDTHYMANEQLQTCYPEDLACTTRITQELYSTLSSGSEQEGPAEPQEHPVVKS, encoded by the exons ATGTCCCAGAAACATG ATGAGGATGTCCTGATGGAGGACCTGGTCCTGCAGAGGCAGGTTGTGTGTGCTCTGAACAGCGTCCTGTATGAGCAGCTGCAGTACAAAGGAAACGAGAGCGACTACTACAACCCTCTCAACTCCTACCTGCACCAG GTGCTGACCCGGCGCACAGGTATTCCCATCAGCCTGTCTGTGCTCTACCTGACGCTGGCAAAGAAGCTGGGGGTGAAACTGGAGCCAGTGAACTTCCCCAACCACTTCCTGCTGCGCTGGTGCCAACGAAGCGAGCG gagttCGGATATCTATGATTACGTTTACATTGACGCCTTCGGGAAAGGCAAGCAGTTGACAGCAAAAGAATGCGAGTACTTGATTGGCCACCAGGTGACGTCAGACTATTACAGCGCGGTCAGCACCGAGGAGATGCTGCTGAGGATGGTGGGAAACCTCCTCAATATCGGCAAGCGAGG AGAAGGCAGTGAGAAGTCCTACCAGCTGCTGAGGGACTCGCTGGATCTCTACCTCACCATCAACCCTGATAACATCCAGTACCTGCTGCTGCAGGCCAGGCTGTACTTCCACCTGGGGATCTGGCCCGAGAAG GTCCTGGACATTCTCCAGCACATCCAGGCCCTGGACCCGTCTCAGCACGGCGCTGTGGGCTACCTGGTGCAGCACACCCTGGAGCACATCCAGCACAAGAGCCACCCAGCCGAGCCTGAGGTCAAGAGGAGAAGTGACCAGGAGAACCGGGAGGTGCAGTACTCCACGGGGCTCATCATGAGACACAAACG GTCTGGTTATAACTGTGTGGTGTACGGCTGGGATGCCAAGTGCACCATGGGTCTGGAGTGGATTACCACCATGAGGGTTCACCAGCTGCCAAACGGACCCGACCAGCCCTTCTACAGCGTGCTGGTCCAGGACGGCACCTCTCGTTACGCTGCACAGG ACAACCTAGAGCTTCACCCCTCGCCGCTGGAAATCTCCCATCCCGAGGTGGGACGCTACTTTTCCGAATTCAGGGACACCCACTACATGGCTAACGAGCAACTGCAGACCTGTTACCCCGAGGACTTGGCTTGCACCACTAGGATAACGCAGGAACTCTACAGCACCCTGTCCAGCGGCTCTGAACAGGAGGGACCAGCAGAGCCACAGGAGCACCCTGTAGTGAAGAGTTAG
- the LOC121297517 gene encoding calcineurin B homologous protein 3-like isoform X1, which yields MGAFHSRHVENYIHDLAEKTGFSVEQVEILHRRFKQLSRDEDTLQPEHLYSIPDLEFNPIRTQIVAAFFDKRNFDKYSPQGTVQEIGFEQFLTVMSHFRPLKLRMTEEQREQLRLEKLQFLFNMYDLDNDGKISLEEYRQVVYELLSKNPKIGNESASIADAAMLEAARTCMGQMVNITATHLKPLYFIQVVVNYPINRCAYIVKITQEPPNQGSNKYIIIIPSLQISNNDVYITMSL from the exons ATGGGAGCGTTTCATTCTAGACACGTTGAAAATTACATACACGACCTCGCCGAGAAGACAGGCT TCTCAGTGGAGCAAGTCGAGATCCTGCACAGAAGATTTAAACAGCTGAGCAGAGACGAGGACACTCTCCA ACCAGAGCACCTTTACAGCATACCTGATCTGGAGTTCAACCCCATCCGAACCCAAATCGTCGCTGCTTTCTTTGACAAAAG GAACTTCGATAAGTATTCCCCGCAGGGCACTGTGCAGGAGATCGGCTTCGAGCAGTTCCTGACCGTCATGTCACACTTCAGACCGCTGAAGCTCCGCATGACTGAGGAACAGAGGGAGCAACTGAGACTGGAGAAACTGCAGT TCCTCTTTAACATGTACGACTTGGACAACGACGGGAAGATCAGCCTGGAAGAATACAGACAG GTTGTTTATGAGCTCTTGTCAAAAAACCCCAAAATAGGAAATGAATCGGCCTCCATTGCAGATGCTGCTATGTTAGAAGCTGCAAGAACATGCATGGGACAAATGGTAAATATCACAGCAACTCATTTAAAACCACTCTATTTTATACAAGTGGTTGTGAATTACCCAATCAATAGGTGTGCTTACATTGTGAAAATTACACAAGAGCCACCTAACCAGGGCAGCAATAAGTATATCATCATTATTCCAAGCTTACAAATATCAAACAATGATGTGTATATAACAATGTCCCTTTAG
- the LOC121297517 gene encoding calcineurin B homologous protein 3-like isoform X2, with the protein MGAFHSRHVENYIHDLAEKTGFSVEQVEILHRRFKQLSRDEDTLQPEHLYSIPDLEFNPIRTQIVAAFFDKRNFDKYSPQGTVQEIGFEQFLTVMSHFRPLKLRMTEEQREQLRLEKLQFLFNMYDLDNDGKISLEEYRQVVYELLSKNPKIGNESASIADAAMLEAARTCMGQMEPDQVYEGITFQDFLKVCYSLFVSQASLGFSNEDLFVKMNGFNP; encoded by the exons ATGGGAGCGTTTCATTCTAGACACGTTGAAAATTACATACACGACCTCGCCGAGAAGACAGGCT TCTCAGTGGAGCAAGTCGAGATCCTGCACAGAAGATTTAAACAGCTGAGCAGAGACGAGGACACTCTCCA ACCAGAGCACCTTTACAGCATACCTGATCTGGAGTTCAACCCCATCCGAACCCAAATCGTCGCTGCTTTCTTTGACAAAAG GAACTTCGATAAGTATTCCCCGCAGGGCACTGTGCAGGAGATCGGCTTCGAGCAGTTCCTGACCGTCATGTCACACTTCAGACCGCTGAAGCTCCGCATGACTGAGGAACAGAGGGAGCAACTGAGACTGGAGAAACTGCAGT TCCTCTTTAACATGTACGACTTGGACAACGACGGGAAGATCAGCCTGGAAGAATACAGACAG GTTGTTTATGAGCTCTTGTCAAAAAACCCCAAAATAGGAAATGAATCGGCCTCCATTGCAGATGCTGCTATGTTAGAAGCTGCAAGAACATGCATGGGACAAATG GAGCCAGACCAAGTCTATGAAGGAATCACCTTTCAGGACTTTCTAAAGGTTTGTTATTCACTCTTCGTTTCCCAGGCTAGCTTGGGTTTTAGCAACGAAGACTTGTTTGTCAAAATGAATGGATTCAATCCTTGA